The Porites lutea chromosome 4, jaPorLute2.1, whole genome shotgun sequence genome contains a region encoding:
- the LOC140933724 gene encoding alpha-1A adrenergic receptor-like, which translates to MSEAGNMTGAPPLTGINPTSSSIVAAVFVGILILVTLFGNILVCVSFYCFASLRTICNYFIVSLSVADILVALLAMPFWFIVQLNNTEWPSNFSNELTLFWNCIDIFSGTSSIMNLTAVSVDRMLAIVKPFKYPKILTPKSAVIIILSVWIYSAIIACLRLIEWPGRSYLHFVSAVSFFLPLSLVIVMYTVIFVVVKIQVHRIGSTGGKDHATEMKAAKTIAVVIGAFVICWLPFFVIVVGHANHKKFSYPIGVYNMFKWMEYLNSCLNPVIYTCMNRNYRRAFRRLFNRVYLEQTVGSTRRGSAVSMYLSRRGSAVNAYLRKPRASVPHTAVTNMDLLYSES; encoded by the coding sequence ATGTCTGAGGCAGGAAATATGACGGGCGCACCTCCACTGACGGGTATTAATCCCACCTCAAGTAGCATTGTCGCCGCCGTTTTCGTTGGCATTCTTATTTTGGTTACGCTGTTCGGGAACATCCTGGTCTGCGTCAGTTTCTACTGTTTTGCAAGCCTACGGACCATCTGTAACTACTTTATTGTTAGTTTAAGCGTAGCAGATATCTTGGTTGCTCTGCTTGCTATGCCTTTCTGGTTCATAGTTCAACTTAACAATACTGAATGGCCTAGCAACTTTTCAAATGAACTGACTTTATTTTGGAACTGCATCGACATATTCAGTGGCACGTCCTCTATAATGAATCTTACAGCAGTCAGTGTGGATCGGATGCTGGCAATTGTGAAGCCCTTCAAATATCCAAAGATACTTACGCCCAAGAGCGCTGTGATTATCATTCTATCTGTGTGGATATACTCGGCTATTATCGCTTGTTTGAGGCTTATCGAGTGGCCTGGTCGCAGCTATCTACATTTTGTGTCTGCAGTAAGCTTTTTTCTCCCCTTGTCACTTGTTATCGTCATGTACACTGTCATATTTGTCGTTGTGAAAATCCAAGTGCATAGAATTGGATCCACTGGCGGTAAAGATCATGCCACGGAGATGAAAGCCGCAAAAACCATCGCGGTTGTCATTGGTGCTTTTGTAATTTGCTGGCTCCCGTTTTTCGTTATCGTGGTCGGCCACGCCAACCACAAGAAATTTAGTTATCCTATAGGGGTGTATAACATGTTTAAGTGGATGGAGTACTTGAATTCGTGCCTCAACCCAGTCATTTACACCTGTATGAATCGTAATTATAGGCGCGCATTCAGACGCTTGTTTAATAGGGTTTACTTGGAGCAGACAGTTGGAAGTACGCGAAGGGGTTCCGCCGTCAGCATGTATCTTAGCAGACGTGGATCTGCCGTGAATGCCTATCTACGTAAGCCGCGCGCATCTGTGCCTCATACTGCTGTTACTAACATGGATTTACTGTACAGCGAGAGCTAG
- the LOC140934734 gene encoding arylsulfatase B-like, with product MANEGVILNSYYVSPMCTPTRASIMTGKHPIHLGIQHFVIFAAQPYGLPLKEVTIAQYLKALGYKTHAVGKWHLGYFTKEYTPLYRGFDSFFGFLGSKEDYWDHSSFEDYWGYDLRDNMKPVKRTGIYGTELFTQEAIKKINAHDVSKPMFLYFAHQAVHSANKNDPLQAPEDLVQKFSFIKSPQRQKYAAMVTALDNSVGEIRAALASRGMLQDSVIIFTTDNGGAPYGLNWNAGSNYPFRAGKATVWEGGVKGVGFVYTASDLIKQKKRVCTELIDATDWLPTLYHLAGGDAELVSKEADGMNVWETIANDAPSPREEILHNIDPRLKFEGIRKGNFKLVVGMDDTFELGWHAPYPTLRPPPWQGNLPTLPGAVIHCGPWTKGRNMCNSKNHQACLFKLDDDPCEYKDVSHIYPGKVRELKERLDYYRSTALPVVYPMISPQADPKNFNEFWGPWEKLTDRSEYYASKKICKRVLLKQVKNGLHPSHYYRTG from the exons ATGGCGAACGAAGGCGTCATATTAAACAGCTACTATGTGTCGCCAATGTGCACCCCAACCAGAGCGTCTATCATGACAGGAAAGCATCCGATTCACCTTG GTATTCAACACTTCGTGATTTTCGCTGCACAGCCATATGGCCTTCCTCTGAAAGAAGTCACGATTGCGCAATATCTGAAAGCTCTTGGTTATAAAACTCATGCTGTTGGGAAG TGGCATCTCGGATATTTTACCAAGGAGTACACTCCCTTGTACCGGGGTTTCGACTCATTCTTTGGGTTTCTAGGCTCTAAGGAGGATTACTGGGATCACAGCTCGTTTGAGGATTACTGGGGCTATGACCTCAGAGATAATATGAAG ccgGTCAAAAGAACTGGAATCTATGGAACAGAACTGTTTACACAGGAAGCGATAAAAAAGATTAACGCCCATGATGTTTCTAAGCCGATGTTTTTATACTTTGCTCATCAAGCGGTGCATTCAGCCAATAAGAACGATCCTCTTCAGGCTCCAGAAGATCTTGTTCAG AAATTTAGCTTTATCAAAAGTCCACAAAGACAGAAGTACGCAGCTATGGTAACAGCCCTGGATAACTCTGTCGGAGAAATAAGGGCGGCTCTTGCCAGTCGCGGAATGCTGCAGGATTCTGTTATAATCTTTACCACAGATAATGGAGGAGCACCCTATGGACTTAACTg GAACGCGGGCTCAAATTATCCTTTCCGAGCAGGCAAAGCAACCGTTTGGGAGGGCGGAGTAAAAGGAGTCGGTTTCGTCTATACTGCTAGTGATCTcattaaacaaaagaaacgtgTGTGTACAGAACTTATCGATGCCACAGACTGGCTACCAACCCTTTATCACTTAGCAGGAGGTGATGCGGAGCTTGTATCGAAAGAAGCGGATGGAATGAACGTCTGGGAAACCATAGCAAATGATGCACCATCACCTCGGGAAGAAATACTACATAATATAGACCCGAG GTTAAAGTTTGAAGGCATTCGGAAAGGTAACTTCAAACTTGTAGTGGGAATGGATGACACCTTTGAGTTAGGTTGGCATGCGCCATATCCAACCCTCAGACCACCCCCCTGGCAAGGAAACCTGCCAACTCTTCCGGGAGCGGTAATCCATTGTGGCCCTTGGACAAAAGGGAGGAACATGTGCAATTCCAAGAATCACCAGGCTTGTCTGTTTAAGCTCGATGACG ATCCTTGTGAATACAAAGATGTTTCCCACATTTATCCTGGGAAAGTAAGGGAGCTGAAGGAAAGATTGGATTATTACCGCAGTACGGCTTTGCCAGTAGTTTATCCAATGATCAGCCCCCAGGCTGATCCCAAAAATTTTAACGAGTTTTGGGGTCCATGGGAAAAGCTTACGGATAGATCTGAATATTATGCTTCGAAAAAGATTTGCAAACGGGTACTGTTAAAGCAGGTCAAGAATGGATTGCATCCTTCGCACTATTATAGAACTGGGTGA